From one Culex quinquefasciatus strain JHB chromosome 3, VPISU_Cqui_1.0_pri_paternal, whole genome shotgun sequence genomic stretch:
- the LOC6048526 gene encoding dynein regulatory complex subunit 6, which translates to MSSTVIAQPPPLYNTCFNFVTQHLKQYTHIDCTGLKMPSLIKNSIIDYVVKVQGGFDDDGQLAVLLNPTLSQLNLTGTTITDRLLLVVVEKCPNLKRLTLTKGNYRFSRKGLKALFGRLHHLEEISAKNCALIDDSLVAKLALNCPNLHLLDLEACVNVSNCSAEFLKHRRITHLNLSHTSISDKFFKVLADSPCGTSLIDLNVSYCNITSAGLEVLHWQSLKYLGIDGCDLDDFDCIDVANNLAFVHWTI; encoded by the exons ATGTCGTCCACAGTAATTGCACAACCCCCACCGCTGTACAACAC GTGTTTTAATTTCGTGACCCAACACTTGAAACAATACACCCACATTGACTGCACCGGGCTGAAGATGCCTTCGTTGATTAAAAATTCCATCATAGATTATGTGGTGAAAGTGCAGGGCGGCTTCGACGATGACGGACAGCTGGCAGTGCTGCTCAATCCAACGCTGAGCCAGCTTAACCTGACCGGTACAACCATCACGGATCGGCTCCTGCTGGTGGTGGTCGAGAAGTGTCCCAATCTGAAAAGGTTAACGTTGACGAAAGGCAACTACCGGTTTAGTCGGAAGGGATTGAAGGCACTCTTTGGAAGACTGCACCATTTGGAGGAAATTTCGGCGAAAAATTGCGCTCTGATCGATGACAGCTTGGTGGCGAAACTTGCGCTGAACTGTCCCAATTTGCACCTGTTGGACTTGGAGGCATGTGTCAACGTTTCGAACTGTTCGGCGGAATTCCTGAAACATCGCAGGATAACGCATCTTAATTTATCGCACACGAGCATCTCGGATAAGTTTTTCAAAGTGTTGGCTGATTCTCCGTGCGGCACGTCGCTGATTGACTTAAATGTAAGCTACTGCAACATAACATCAGCTGGACTGGAAGTTCTGCATTGGCAATCTTTGAAGTATTTGGGAATTGATGGGTGCGATCTAGACG ATTTTGACTGTATTGATGTGGCCAATAATCTCGCGTTCGTTCATTGGACCATATAA